Proteins encoded within one genomic window of Streptomyces sp. NBC_00523:
- a CDS encoding helix-turn-helix domain-containing protein, whose product MDFGPWLARQLKQSGLSQADLGERIGMTRAAVSAWITGRATPREETITKIAEALGTDLGTIHTRTADTLSGRPVTWYHRPGYADGGRDFGNAAAFAFEADVEVLAREATQNSLDERLDRDQPVRVRYTLHELTGETLARFREEIRWDELLPHYRAAAAQDQKVGRVIAAGMRDMYEHDRLVLLRVDDYNASGLTGDDYETGRFAAVVRRQLDSHKTGSGAGGSYGLGKATLWATSRLGLVLINSTLSEPHEGRTQRRLIGRLELPWREVGDARWAGPAWFGRPDPDATDSNVARSWWADEDKVERLHLTRESDEPGTSFLIVGAHDVASLVDPDAEKNGGEDDESVTRMHKRLVQALGRNFWAAMTVGETRHPLLEASVRTLRNGAEIIAEERVDARTEQPARTRALQAFLDGTTVERLTESGQVAMRTVTLEVPAPAGGRGKTEHSAVLLVTEGDDATKSNHLVMMRGNRMTVRTARVRDLPLGTNPFQAVLLAGHAAGDEAPGADEAEDFLRTSEPPEHNKWGQTEELRMRYSPSAWRRITALTADANRAVRELVVAPRKKRAGGAGQLRKNLTIGGKRPPRPTGPTVLPTLDDLVATVDVDGAWCVTGEVKVPTGGDSFLLSPVAKLDVRSGPRPVLAWSELVAVHNCEVVDGALHFAPHARRATFKARTDVSTHPVSAVFTGLIVELATDRGGRA is encoded by the coding sequence ATGGACTTCGGTCCCTGGCTCGCCCGACAGCTGAAGCAGTCGGGGCTGAGCCAGGCCGATCTCGGTGAACGCATCGGCATGACACGGGCCGCCGTGTCCGCGTGGATCACCGGACGGGCCACGCCCCGCGAGGAGACCATCACCAAGATCGCGGAAGCCCTCGGCACCGACCTGGGCACCATCCACACCCGCACCGCGGACACCTTGTCCGGCCGCCCCGTCACCTGGTACCACCGCCCGGGATACGCCGACGGTGGCCGCGACTTCGGCAACGCGGCCGCGTTCGCCTTCGAGGCCGACGTCGAGGTGCTGGCGCGCGAGGCGACGCAGAACAGCCTCGACGAGCGGCTCGACCGCGACCAGCCGGTCCGCGTGCGCTACACGCTGCACGAGTTGACCGGCGAGACCCTGGCCCGGTTCCGCGAGGAGATCCGCTGGGACGAACTGCTGCCCCACTACCGGGCAGCGGCGGCTCAGGACCAGAAGGTCGGCCGCGTCATCGCCGCGGGGATGCGCGACATGTACGAGCACGACCGCCTTGTCCTCCTGCGCGTCGACGACTACAACGCCTCGGGTCTGACCGGTGACGACTACGAGACCGGTCGATTCGCGGCCGTGGTCCGTCGGCAGCTCGACAGTCACAAGACGGGAAGCGGCGCGGGCGGTTCGTACGGTCTGGGGAAGGCGACACTCTGGGCGACGAGCCGCCTCGGCCTCGTCCTCATCAACTCCACCCTCTCCGAGCCCCACGAGGGACGCACGCAGCGCCGCCTCATCGGCCGGCTGGAACTTCCCTGGCGCGAAGTGGGCGACGCCCGCTGGGCGGGCCCGGCCTGGTTCGGGCGCCCCGATCCGGATGCCACCGACTCGAACGTGGCCCGTTCGTGGTGGGCCGACGAGGACAAGGTCGAGCGGCTCCATCTCACCCGCGAGAGCGACGAACCGGGCACATCGTTCCTGATCGTGGGCGCCCACGACGTGGCGAGTCTCGTCGACCCCGACGCCGAGAAGAACGGCGGCGAGGACGACGAGAGCGTGACACGGATGCACAAGCGGCTCGTCCAGGCGCTCGGTCGGAACTTCTGGGCGGCGATGACCGTGGGCGAGACGCGGCATCCTCTCCTGGAGGCGTCCGTGAGGACCTTGCGCAACGGCGCAGAGATCATCGCGGAGGAGCGGGTCGACGCCCGCACCGAACAGCCGGCACGCACCCGGGCGCTCCAGGCGTTCCTCGACGGGACGACCGTGGAACGTCTCACCGAGTCCGGCCAGGTGGCCATGAGGACCGTGACGTTGGAGGTGCCCGCCCCCGCCGGGGGCAGGGGGAAGACCGAGCACAGTGCCGTCCTTCTCGTGACGGAGGGGGACGACGCCACCAAGTCGAACCACCTGGTCATGATGCGGGGCAACCGCATGACCGTGCGGACGGCCCGGGTGAGGGATCTGCCGCTGGGGACCAACCCCTTCCAGGCGGTCCTCCTCGCGGGCCACGCCGCCGGCGACGAAGCCCCCGGCGCCGACGAGGCGGAGGACTTCCTCCGGACCTCCGAGCCGCCCGAGCACAACAAGTGGGGGCAGACGGAGGAGCTGCGCATGCGGTACTCGCCCTCGGCATGGCGACGGATCACCGCACTCACCGCCGACGCGAACCGGGCCGTACGCGAACTGGTCGTCGCGCCCCGGAAGAAGCGGGCGGGCGGGGCCGGACAACTGCGCAAGAACCTGACCATCGGCGGCAAGCGGCCACCCCGTCCCACCGGCCCCACCGTGCTGCCGACGCTGGACGATCTCGTGGCGACCGTCGACGTCGACGGAGCCTGGTGCGTCACCGGCGAGGTGAAGGTTCCCACCGGTGGGGATTCCTTCCTGCTGAGCCCGGTGGCCAAGCTCGACGTGCGTTCGGGACCGCGCCCGGTCCTGGCCTGGTCGGAGCTCGTAGCTGTTCACAACTGCGAAGTGGTGGACGGTGCGCTGCACTTCGCGCCGCACGCGCGAAGGGCGACGTTCAAGGCGAGGACCGACGTCTCCACACACCCCGTGAGCGCCGTGTTCACCGGTCTGATCGTCGAACTCGCCACCGACCGGGGAGGCCGGGCATGA